In the Phenylobacterium soli genome, CCGCCCGCAAGGCTGAGCCCTGAAGCCGACCGGAGACCGAAGTGCCGAATTTCATTCTCTCGCCCCGTACGGTGCTCGTCGTCATCGCCACGGTTTGCGTCCTGGTGCTGTACAGCGGCCTCTATTGGAAGGGGCGTTCGGACGAGGCGGCGCGGCAACGGCCCCGCACAGAGGCCGCGTTGGCCCAGGCTGCGGTTGCGGGACTGGAGGCGCAGGGCGCCAGGGCGACCGTCGCCCGGGTCGATGAGGCGGCGTTGCGGCGCGACGCCGCCTCATCGGCCGCGGCTCGGCTTTCAACTCAACTCATGCAGACGGAGGCGGCGCGTGAACCGCTGGATGCCGATCGTGTTGCTCGCTTGCGCGCCAATGATCTCGAGCTGTGCCGCGCGGCCCCCGAACTTGCCGGCTGCGCCGCAGATTGAAATGCCGGCCGAAGCGGCGCGCCCGTGCAGCCTCTACATCCTGCCGGCGAAGCCCACGATGGCGGATCTGGAAGCCGGGTTCGCCAGGCGCGGCGCCCAAGTGGTGGCCTGCGACGCCGAACGGCGGCTGGCCGTGCAGACCCACGAGGCGGAACATGAACTCGAGGCTCAGTTCCTCACGCGTCGCACGAAGCGCTAGATCGGCAGCAGGCTGGTGCTCTTAATTTCTTCCAGCACGGCGTAGGTCCGGGTCTCGCGGACACCGGGCATGTCGACCAGGACGTCGCCGAGAAAGGCGCGATAGGCCGCCATGTCGCGGACGCGCGCCTTGACCAGATAGTCGAAGCCGCCGGCCACCATGTGGCACTCCAGGATGTCGGGCGCCCGCCGCGCCGCCGCAGCGAAGTCCTCGAACACATCGCTGGTGGTGCGATCGAGGACGACCTCGACGAAGATCAGCAGGGAGCGGTCAACCTTGGTCGGGTCGAGCACGGCGCTGAAACCGGTGATGTAGCCGTGCTCGCGCAGCCGGCGAACGCGTTCGGAGCAGGCCGACGGCGAAAGGTTGCAGCGATGGGCGAGATCCTGATTGCTGATGCGCCCGTCGGCCTGAAGCGTTCGCAGGAGGCGCTTGTCCATATCGTCGAGCCGAAGGTCATTCGGGTTCGGGGCCATTTGCGGATGCTCTCGCCGGAGATTGTGATGTACAAACGTAGGATATTCGGCCCGAATTAAAATATCCCGATGATATCGCGGTCGTCGAACTGGTCGGCGGCCTCAGTCGAGGCGAGGCGATGACGTTCGAGGATCTGGATCGCGCAAAGTTCACCGATGAGCGCACCGCCATCGCGGCGGCGCTCAAGGCCAAGCCGCTCGGAGACGACGACCGAGCGGCGGTGCGATCCGAGGCCGAAGCGCTGGTGCGGGCGGCGCGGCGCAGCGCGCGAAAGCAGGGCGTCGTCGAAAGCTTCCTCCAGGAATTCAGCCTCTCCACCCGGGAAGGCCTAGCGCTGATGTGCCTCGCCGAGGCCCTGCTGCGAACGCCCGACGAAGAGACGCGGGACAAGCTGATCGCCGAGAAGATCGCGTCGGCCGATTGGGCGAGCCACATCGGACGCTCGGACAGCCTGCTGGTGAATGCGTCGACCTGGAGCCTGATGCTGACCGGCAAGGTCATCGATCCGGACGAGGAGGCGCGCGCCGACCTGCCCGGCTTCGTCCGTCGGCTGGCGGGACGTCTTGGCGAGCCGGTGATCCGCCGCGCGGTGGGCGCGGCCGTAAAGATCATGGGCGAACAGTTCGTGCTCGGCACCACCATCGACCAGGCGCTCAAGCGGGCCGACCAGAACGGGTTCGTCTGCTCTTTCGACATGCTGGGCGAAGGCGCCCGCACGGACGCGGACGCCGACCGGTACGAGGCCGCCTATGCGGCGGCCATCGCCGTCGTGGGGCAGCGTTCGGGCGGCAAGGGGCCCGAGGCCGGCCATGGCGTGTCGGTGAAACTCTCGGCGCTGTCGCCGCGGTACGAGGCCAGGCAGGCGGAGCGCGTCTGGCACGACCTCTATCCGCGCGTGAAGCGGTTGGCCGAACTCGCCGCGCGCGGGGACATTAACCTGACCATCGACGCCGAAGAGGCCGACCGTCTGGCGATCTCGCTGGAACTGCTCGACCGCTTGG is a window encoding:
- a CDS encoding Lrp/AsnC ligand binding domain-containing protein, with protein sequence MAPNPNDLRLDDMDKRLLRTLQADGRISNQDLAHRCNLSPSACSERVRRLREHGYITGFSAVLDPTKVDRSLLIFVEVVLDRTTSDVFEDFAAAARRAPDILECHMVAGGFDYLVKARVRDMAAYRAFLGDVLVDMPGVRETRTYAVLEEIKSTSLLPI